A window of Hyla sarda isolate aHylSar1 unplaced genomic scaffold, aHylSar1.hap1 scaffold_1962, whole genome shotgun sequence contains these coding sequences:
- the LOC130316823 gene encoding oocyte zinc finger protein XlCOF7.1-like has translation YEEHSIIPDTPSALHSQDLSSHPYIQVLSSQSSQKGHRRGVGHQRAHTGKKPYSCSECGKCLIKKSSLVEHQKIHTGEKPFLCPKCGKCFIQKSALVQHQRTHTGEKPFSCSQCGKCFTAKSNLLKHQRIHTGEKPFSCSECGKCFTEKSHLVKHQRTHTGEKPFSCLECGKCFTFKSHLLVHQRNHTGEKPFSCSECGKYYTEKSNLVKHQRTHTGEKPFSCSECGKCFTENSCLVQHQRTHTGEKPFSCSQCGKCFTKKSNIVKHQRTHTGEKPFSCSECGKCFTFKGDVTRHKKTHTGEKPFSCSECGKSFTVKSHLVKHQRTHTGERPFSCLECGKCFTFKSNLLVHQRHHTGEKPFSCSECGKYYTEKSNLVKHQRTHTGEKPFSCSECGKCFTEKSGLVQHQRTHTGEKPFSCSQCGNCFTKKSNIVKHQRTHTGEKPFSCSECGKCFTFKGDVTRHKKTHTGEKLFSCSECGKCFTEKSNLVRHQRTHTGEKPFSCAECGKCFTQQSNLVKHQRTHTGEKPFSCAECGKCFTQQSNLVKHQRTHTGEKPI, from the coding sequence tatgaagaacattccattatcccagatacaccctcagcccttcacagccaagatctgtcatctcatccttatatacaggtcctgtcttctcagtcatcacagaaaggtcacagaaggggtgttggacatcaacgagctcatacaggaaagaaaccatattcatgctcagaatgtgggaaatgtttaatTAAGAAGTCAagtcttgttgaacatcagaaaattcacacaggagagaaaccatttttatGTCcgaaatgtggtaaatgttttattcagaaatcagctcttgttcaacatcaaagaactcacacaggggagaagccattttcatgttcacaatgtgggaaatgttttactgccaAATCAAATCTTCttaaacatcagagaattcacacaggagagaagccattttcatgttcagaatgtggaaaatgttttactgaaaaatcacatcttgttaaacatcaaagaactcacacaggggagaagccattttcatgcttagaatgtgggaaatgttttacttttaaatcacatcttcttgtacatcaaagaaatcacacaggagagaagccattttcatgttcagaatgtggtaaatattATACTgaaaaatcaaatcttgttaaacatcaaagaacacacacaggggagaagccattttcatgttcagaatgtgggaaatgttttactgaaaactcatgtcttgttcaacatcaaagaactcacacaggggagaagccattttcatgttcacaatgtgggaaatgttttactaagaaatcaaatattgttaaacatcaaagaactcacacaggggagaagccattttcatgctcagaatgtgggaaatgttttactttcaaaGGAGATGTTACTCGAcataaaaaaactcacacaggagagaagccattttcatgttcagaatgtggaaaatcttttactgtaaaatcacatcttgttaaacatcaaagaactcacacaggggagaggccattttcatgcttagaatgtgggaaatgttttacttttaaatcaaatCTTCTTGTACATCAAagacatcacacaggagagaagccattttcatgttcagaatgtggtaaatattATACTgaaaaatcaaatcttgttaaacatcaaagaacacacacaggggagaagcctttttcatgttcagaatgtgggaaatgttttactgaaaaatcaggtcttgttcaacatcaaagaactcacacaggggagaagccattttcatgttcacaatgtgggaactgctttactaagaaatcaaatattgttaaacatcaaagaactcacacaggggagaagccattttcatgctcagaatgtgggaaatgttttactttcaaaGGAGATGTTACTCGAcataaaaaaactcacacaggagagaagctattttcatgctcagaatgtgggaaatgttttactgagaaatcaaatcttgttagacatcaaagaactcacacaggggagaagccattttcatgtgcagaatgtgggaaatgttttactcagcaatcaaatcttgttaaacatcaaagaactcacacaggggagaagccattttcatgtgcagaatgtgggaaatgttttactcagcaatcaaatcttgttaaacatcaaagaactcacacaggagagaagccaatttag